The following is a genomic window from Nitrospira sp..
GACCGCCTGGAATCTCTCGGTCGATCTCTTCCGTAAAAAGAAACGACAGGCCGAGGAATCTCTTGAAGCAGAAGAGATCAGGGAGGTCTTGACGGTATCAGCCAATCAGGATGCCATCGTGGAATCGAAAGAGCAGGTGGAGATCCTCTGTCGTGCGGTTCAAGAACTTCCCCCCAAATGCCGCCAGGTATTTCTGCTCAATAAATTCAAAGAACGATCGCATGCGGAGATCGCCGCACGGTTGGGCATCTCGAAGAGTATGGTGGAAAAACACATCACCAAAGCGATGGCCCACTGCCGGCAGCGATTGGAAGACACCCTCTAGCAGGATGTTGAAAAGGCCCGCCAGCGGCGTTCTCGCATCGCTCAGAAGCTTCACTGTACGGTCATGGGCCCTGAGCCTGTCTCGACAGGCTCAGGGCGGGCGGGTAAGACGGTGACGATTCGCCTCGAAGACACCGCCGCCTCACCGACTCGGCGGCGCGCACAGGCGTGGCGCTCGTTCTTCCTCGCGCCGTGCGCCTCGCTGCGGCCTTGCTGGACGGCCTTTTTGACCATCCTGCACAGGGCTATGAGACTGTCCACGACTCCTCGTGGTGCCGGTGTTTACGGGTACTCGAAAGGTTTTTCAACGGCCTGCTAGTCCGTGAAGGCCGCCCTCCTCTCCTTTCCATAAACGAGCGGCAAGAGCCCTACCTGCTCGGCCGGTTGCCATGCCCTGACCAAGGTCAGGTTCAGCACGGTCTGATTCGTCTTACCTCATAGGAAGGTTGCGCGGAACAGGTACCCATTGCGCCGTGCACGGCGTTCGGAGCATAGTACCTACCTTCCAAAGGGCCCGGTATGAGAAGACGTCACGATCCAGCGACTGGCCTGCGGTCTACACGACAACAAGCTGTTGGATGGATGGTCCGTCTCCGTTCAGGGGAGGCCGACGACGCCGATCGGGAACAATTCGACATCTGGTTGGCCAAAGACCCTACCCATCGACAGGAATTCGATCGCCTTGTTGCAATGTGGAACACCTTGGATCGCGCCAAACCGTTGTTGGAGAGGGACCTTCTCGAGGCAGAGGCCGTATATCACAGTGCTTCACGCAGTTCGGCGTTGAGTTTCTGGTTCCGTCAGGGAGGTCCGGGACGCCGCCTCATGACCGTCGGCGCATTGGCGGCGCTCCTCATTCTAGTCACCTCATGGTGGTGGACTTGGCCCTCCGAAGCAGTCCGTTACCACACGGCAAAAGGAGAACAACGACACGTCACCCTCGCGGACGGTTCCTCTGTGATGCTGAACACGGCATCCGAAATCATTGCGCAATTTTCCAACAAGGAACGGTTGGTCGTGCTCGATCACGGAGAAGCGTGGTTTGAAGTGCGACACGACGAGAAGCGGCCGTTTCGCGTGCTGGGCGCCAACGGTGCCGTACTCGATATCGGCACACAATTTATTGTGAACAAATCCTCGGAGAAGGTGATGGTCTCCGTATTGGAGGGAACCGTCGAAGTTCACGTGCCCGCCGTACCGGAGTCGCCTATGGCCGTTCGACCGGCACGGGTCCATCAGGGGGAGCAAGTCTGGTACGATGCCACAGGGCGGGTATCGTCGATCGACTCGTTCAACCGATCAATGGTCGGCGCATGGCGCGAAGGGAAACTCGTCTTTCAGACGCTGCCGCTCGAACACGTGCTCGCGGAAATGGCTCGATACCGACCCGAGGACATTCGCGTACTTGATCCCGAGCTGAAAAACATCCCGGTCAGCGGCGTGTTCAACATTCGAGATCTGCAGCACTTCGTCCAGGCATTGCAGGATGCGCTTCCGATCCGAGCGATCTGGGTCAATCCTCAACTCATCATCATCGAGCCGAAGTCGGCCACGACGACACACCGGAAGTCGTGAACCGCTATTCGTTGCTCAATCACCTTCCGGCACCAGGACGCCGGTGCCGCCGCTGCATCCCAAGCGCAATCCTCGAAACCAGTCAAAGTGCGGGAAGTGGTCGTCAACGAGGCGGTGGACCGGACGCCGGCCAATGATTCACCACAACCCTTTGGGAAGCTCACGGCCCACCGGAACCACCTGGAGAACCGGCGAGGCTTTTTCCGGAAACTGGACATTCCTGGCGCCTCATACCCATGATAGGTTCTCTTCCGACTATTTTATTGTGCGCGCCCTCTTTTGCCCAGAAGACAGCGAGGAGTGCTCCCATGAGCGTGACCGTTGGTCTCGATGATCACAAGGCATCCGCCCCTCCGTTGCGAGCCTCTGTCCAGGCGGCGCTGAATGCCAATGATCCCCTTGCGGCCAAGAGGCTGTGCGAACAACATCTCCGCGTGCTGCCGGACGACCCCGATGCGCACCGATATCTGGGCCAACTCCTCATCATGCTCGGAGAACGCGAGCAGGCCCTGACTATCGCTACCCGCGCCACAGCATTGACACCGCAAGACCCCCGCACCTGGTCCGATCTTGGACGGGTCCATGTCCTGTCCGGACATCGTCGTGACGCGATCCCCTGCTTCGAAAAGGCCGTCGATCTCGCTCCGGATTTTGCCGACGGCTGGCATAACTTGGGCCTGGCGCTCCGGCAGACCGGACAGACTCAGCGGGCCTTCGACGCCTTGAAGCAGGCCTTGCTCATCGATCCGACCCGAGCGGAGACCTATCTGAGCCTTGGAAATGTATTAGTAGATGCACAACAGTTGGAGGACGCCATCGGTTGTTTTGAACGGGCGGTGGTCTACGATCCTTCGCTGGCGAAGACCCACACGCGCCTGGCACAGGAACTGTCTCACCGAGGCGACGTCGACCGTGCAGCATCGCTCTTTCGGCGTGCACTCTCACTCGATGGCGAAAGTATCGAGAACTGGTTCGGGCTGGGGCGCACCCTCGAAGACCTCGGTCAGCAAGAAGCTGCGTTGAGCTGCTATCGGAACGTGTTGGAACGACAACCGGGACACGCCTGGGCGCTTGGAAATTATTTGGCGCTGGCGAAAGGGGATGAAGGCCGAGAATGGATCGAGCAACTGGAACCGGCGCTGGATCGAACGGATGGTTCGGCAGAAGCTCAGGCCCTCATGGGGTATGGGCTGACCAAATGGTATGACCGCCGAGGTCGTTTCGGGGAAGCTGCCTGGGCAGGCCGCCGCGCCAACGCCGCCAGGCGAAAGACGGCCGGGCCGTTCAACCGTACCGCACTGACCGGCCGGATCGATGCCATTATCGCGGCATACACCGTGGAATTTTTTGCCGAACGCCGCCACAGTGGGATCGGGACCGACCAACCGGTGTTCATCGTCGGCTTGCCGCGCTCCGGCACGACGTTGACCGAGCAGATTCTCTCGGCCCATCCGCTGCTGCATGGCGCGGGGGAGCTTCCCGATTTGGCACGACTGGCGATGGAGTCCCTCGATGGAAAGGACGCGGCGCGGTGGCAGGGTGCGCTCAAGCTCGATGACGACATGACCAGCCGGAGGCTGGCCCATGAGTATTTGAGCGCATTGCGGCGCGGTGCCCCGCCGGACTGCCGTCGCATCAGCGATAAGCAACCGCTGAATTTTTTCCAACTCGCCTTTGCCGCCCTGCTCTTTCCCAACGCCCGTGTCATTCATTGCCGGCGGGACGCGCGGGACAATGCGCTGTCGATCTGGATGGAGAATTTCAATGCCGATCAAACGTACGCCACCGACTTTGGCGATCTCGCCCACTTCATGGCCGAGTATCGTCGGCTGATGGCGCATTGGCACGCAGTGCTTCCGCTGCAGATCCTGGATGTGCACTATGAAGAGACGGTGACCGACCTGGAGAGACAGGCCCGTCGAATCATGGCGTTCCTCAAAGTGCCCTGGGACGACCGCTGCTTGGACTTCCATCAAAGCAACCGGGCCGTGCAGACCCCCAGCCGATGGCAGGTACGTCAGCCGATTTACAGCAGTTCCGTACGTCGTTGGCTACACTATCGCGAGTATTTGCCTGACCTGGTAGCGGCGTTTTCCGAAGAATCGTAAGACTCGGATGGACCTTTTGTGGACAGGATGCCGCACGGAGCCCGCCGAAACGTTCCCGTGTGCCGGTTCATAGAAAGGATGGAGGAAGCAATCCCTCGGCAGGGTTTCACCGTCTGGTTGACCGGTCTTCCCGGTGCCGGGAAGACGACGCTCGCTCGATTACTGGCGCAGGACCTGGCTCGACGCGGTCTGTCGGTTGAAACGCTTGACGGCGATGAGGTTCGCCGGCAATTGGGAAGAGACTTGGGCTTCACCCGAGAGGATCGGAATGAAAATGTGCGCCGCATCGCCTTTGTGGCCGGGTGCATCACACGTGCCGGCGCCGTCGCAGTCGTCGCCGCGATCTCGCCCTATGCCGAAGCCCGGGCTGAGGCGCGCAAGGAAATCGGTCGATTTGTCGAAGTGTTCGTGCGCTGTCCGCTCGCCGTTTGTGTTCAGCGTGACCCGAAAGGACTCTACGCCAAAGCCTCACGGGGCGAGGCGCTTCATGTGACCGGCATATCGGATCCGTATGAGGAACCGATGCATCCGGACGTGATCGTCGATACGGATCACGAGCTTCCTGAACCGAGTCTGGCTACCATCGTGAGGTATCTGGATTCCGCTCGCTATCTTTAGCAGGCCCCTGCATGGCTCGTGCAGGGATCGTTTCCTCGGTATTGCGGCACAGCGCGATCACTACCGACGCCCCTTGTTCGCTCACAACAACAGGATGACCGGCGCGGACAAGAGACCCGTCACGCCGATCAACGCCGCTGTTCGAGGCGCGAATGGCAACAGGAATACGATCGCCAGCCCGGCGACGGCCAGCATGCCGACCCATTCCACGGGTCCGAAAGACCAGCCGTTTCGTAGTACTCCTACAGCAAGCGAGACGCTCAATGCCAGCCATCCCCCCAATCTCAATAGAGGACCTTTCAGTCTTGACTGTGGCTGTACGAATACCTGCCGGTAGTGCTTCGGCATGGAGAGACATAATGCGAGTAGACCGTTGTAGCTCAAGGCCATTTCGATCCATCGCATGTCACACCTGCTGTGTTTCGAGAACCGGCTCGCTCGCAGGCTGCGACGCGGTCCCGATCCGCCCAACGTGCCGCCCCCCCCACCCAAGGAGCAGTCCTGTCGCCAGACTGGTCAGGTCGATCCCGGCCAACCTCCACATCTCATTGGGGATGGTGATCAGCATGTGACTCTGTGTGGTGGCCATATTGAGCAGCGGCAAACACGCAAAGAGCGCGCCGCCGCCGTATAACTGTTCTTTCCAGGCGGCGGACCATTCACGCCTCAGAAAAGCGTGGAGGACGCAGAAGCCCCAGGTCAGAAAGAACATGCGCATTTCCCACAGCGCCCTGCCTGCAAGGTCGGTCGGGAGGAGGCGGTTGCTCCAGAAGAAAGCTGCCGTGGCGATCGGGAGGCCCGCCACGATAGCGATATTCAGTCGCTCAACAAGCCGGTACCACACTGTCGTGGCCGCGTCAAAATGGCGCGCACGCCGCTTGACGGTCCAAAGCACGAGTCCCGTGGCGATCATGACGCTGGCGGCGAGCCCCATCAAGAAATAGAGCCACCGGATCGTGATCTTGTCGAACCAAATATAATGAAGGCCGATCACCACGGAATAGGTCAGAAAAGCCGGTTGAGTGGCTTTCCAAACTTGAAGCGTCTCCCCGGTCGCACCGTCGAATGTGACTCGATCGGAGACCAATGCCAGCCGGTCGTCTGTGCGGCGCGTGATTTCTACGAGTGCGTGCCGATCGCCGGGATTGTGGACTTCGATCCATTCGGTCGTCCCGCCGTCCCAATGCTCGCGAGCTCTCCGTTCAAGTGTCTCCAAGGAAACCAACGGCGCTCGGTTGTGTTGCGGAGACCGCTCGATGCGCTGCTCCATATCGGCGACGACTTGTTCCTCATCGCCGCCATACAAGAGATCGACTCCGGCCGGAATGTAGATCTGCCCAAAAATCACCAGCCCGGTAAAGGTGATCATGAAATGGAAGGGCAGTACGAGCACACCGGTCAGATTGTGAACATCCAACCACGCGCGATGGGGCGACGATCTGGGACGGAAGGTGAAAAAGTCTTTGAAGATCCGGCGATGAATGACCAGTCCGGTCACTAACGCCACGAGCATGACCAGGGCGGAGGCTCCGACGACCCATACGCCGACACGGTCTAAATGCAACTGATAGTGGAACCGATAAAAGAACTCCCCACCGTGCGTGTCACGAACGGCCACCGGCTTGCCTGAGAGCGGTTCGATCAGCCGTTCCTCGAATTGATCCTGCCTCTTCCAGAAGATCTTCGTGACCGGGAGTCGGTTGGTGGGAAGCTCGATCCACCAGTGATCCGAATTGCCGCCCAGCGTCGACAACTGTCGCGTGACGGCGTCGACATTGAGTGCGGCGGCCGGCAGATGATGCAGTTCCGGCTGCATCCAATAGGTGATTTCCTTGTCGAATACGGTCAGGGTCCCGCTGAAGAAAATAACAAACAAGAGCCATCCAAAGAGCAATCCGCCCCAGGTGTGCAGCCAATCCATCGATTGTGTGAAGCTGTCTTTCATGGCTGCGTCGGGGGGTCCTTGTGGGAGCGAAGGCCCGGTTCATCCCCCGGCGGTTCGCGCGAGCGGGACGGCAACCGCGGCACAAGCAGCGGCCGGGACCAAGAGGCCGATCCAGGCCCGTTGCGGTGTCGATGCGGCAAAGGCCCACAGAATGGCGACCGTGTAGAATACAAAAGACAGCATCGACGCGGTCAGGATCGCCTCAATTTTTGATAACGGCAGCAACAACGTCAAGCACGCCGTGGCCGCATAAGTCAGACCATAGCCGCCGAAGGCGGCCGCCAGGACCCGCGCCGTCACGTTACGCCAGGATACCTTCTGCACTCGGTCTGGAGTTCTCATCGCAGGTTCCATGCAGTTGCCGGGCGAGATCCACTCGGACGCCATGAGGCACGGGGGTCATCTCATTTGAAGAGAGCGCCGTCCGTGGTGGAAGAGGGTTGCGGCTGTTCTTCTGTGTAGACATAACGCAGAGTGGCGCGCCACACACACGTGCCCATATATACATGACGTCTACTCAACGAAAAACCACACCCTCGCCGGCGAATAATCACGATTCTGCAGTTGATCCGTCTTACCCACCGGGTTACGGGCGACCCCCGCCTCTCCTGCTTGCCCCGCCGAAAAAACCTCCAACAATCCGATTCCCGCCGTGGACGTGCTGTCGGGGCTTGGTGAACGGATTCAAGCGCCTCTGCCTCCCACCCGAGGACTGCATGATCACCCTGAACACATTGCGGCGCGCCTTCCCATGATCCCGTGCAAGTTGGTTCATATCTGAGCGGGATCAACACTGAGGTTACCATTCTTGCCTTCGGAGCAAAGGCTCACCAAGTACACACTCAAGCGTACCGATCAGATCAGAATCTGATCGTTTTTACATCGGAGCAAATTCATGAGCCGTAGATTGTTGAGAACTGACGGTTGATTGCCGACATTTGAATCGTTTCATCCCGAACAGATCTTCCCGCTCACGCTCTTCGAGGGTCTGTCGGATGGTCCTGACTTCTTGGGTCAAAGCAGGAATCATTACTCATTGAGCGCATTGATTCGGCGCCTCACCTTCTCGCTCTCAGATCCGAGCTTCTTCAGCCGCAACTCCACCGAGACGTTGTTCAGGATCTGCTTCAACATTTGTTCGAATCGTCGCGCCGTTGCATCAATGTGTGTGGACACCCCTGACGTGGCATACCCCCGAGCATCCAACGCTCGAAGCACCGGAGCATATTGAACTTCAGGAAACCGGAGCCCTCACACATTGCGATCGGTCAGTTCGATGGGAGAGTCCGCCTTGCCGCATAACCGGCCGACCAGAGCGAGGCTCGGCATTCCATGCCGAGCGCTACAATCAATGCGGAGAGAGCTTGACCCATCGCATCTCGTATTGAGCTGCTGCCGGTTTGATTGACACCAACCTATGCTCATTCGTCCTATCGTTCGAACTCCTTCGGACTGAGATCCCCAACGTGGAGTGCCGCCGTCGGGGATTGTAAACGCGCTCGATGTCATCGAACACGCCGGCTTTCGCCTGGTCTCGGGTACGGTACAGCGTACGCGCGATGCGCCGGTCTTCAGCAGGAAAAGCAGCGTTCCATCGCGACCTTGTCCCAACAGTTGTCGGAGCGGCTCATACTACAAGCTAAGTCCTGGTGCGCCGGGAGCCGTTGGAACGGCTCGCTGGCGTATTGGCTGCCTCGATCCGAGTGATGTAACACGGCCTCGGGCTTGCCCCGTCGCCAGATGGCCATGACCGACGCATCGGTGACCAATTGGGCCGTCATCGTCGCCTGCATAGACCAGCTCGCCATCCGTCGGGAGAAAAGATCGATGACGGCGGCGACGTAGAACCACCCTTCGGCCGTCCAGAGATACGTGAAATCGGCCACCCATTTGCGCTTCGAGGTCGGGACGTCAAACTGGTGATTGAGCACATTCGGCGAAACCGCGGTCGGCGACTGCAGGCCGGTATCGGCAGGCACTCGACGCTGTCTGGGCGGTGCCCGCAAGACCTGTTGCCGCATCAGTCGCTCGATCCGATGCAGACCGCACGTTTCGCCCTCAGTCAGCAACTCGTGCACACACGTCTCGCACCGGAGGTTCGGTCACTCTGCAGGAAACTCGTCCTGATCTTGGCGCCCAACACCTGTGGTCTTCTACCTCCATCATGACGCCTTCCTCTGGCATTCACGGCCGTCTGCTGCGAATACATATCGCAGGTCCTCCGTTCTATGCCGTAGGGACCTCCAGCACGTACAATTCTCCCTTCATGCGCTCATGGAGATCACAGTGGAAAGGAAAGCTTCCGGGTTTTTCGGCATTGAACCGGATCACCAAGGTCTTCCCGGGATTCACGTAGAATCCTTCCACGCCTTTCCCATACGTCGCGATCTGATCATCTTCCCCGGAGACGAGAAGCCCGATCAGCATTGTTGACGTAAAGCCGTGGCGGACTTGGTCACGATTCTGCAAGACAATCTCGATGGGTGTCCCTATCTGGAGGGGGCCACCCTTGGCCAGAAAAAAGGCGCGCTCCTCAATGACGATCTCGATCCGTTGCTCGTAGCTTCCTTGAATCTGGATCTGGGATCGTGCCTCTCTCAGGTTTGGCGCTACGACCGTCCAGAGCAGCGCCAGGATACTGACAGCCGCGCCAAGGGAGGGGAGATGGACTCTCATGGTGCACCTCGCTAGATTGTGAAGATCAGTCCTCCATCATTCGTTCGCTGAAATTCCATCGCGTTACCGCCCAAGAACCCGTCGAATATTCCGGTCGGCGTCACCGTTTTCGATGCGATCGTGATGGGTAGACGACCTCACTATGCTCCTCCCGGCCGGCATTCAATGGGAACGTAGATTCGGTCGTGCTGCCCATCAGGCCATGACCTCATATCAAGATCTTGTGCAAGAGAGGTGCCCTGTGCGAACCAGAGAAGAAGTACGAGGAAGCGCTGGCTTCAGCGGACTTATGGGTCGAGCGATGATGGATCAGAAGGCCGGCCTAGCCGGACCCGTAGAAGAAAGGGGCAGGAGACTCATACGGTCTTGTCCCACCGCTGCTTATGGCGCTTCACATCGTGTGAGGCGGATGGAGTGACCTGATACCAGTAATCCCAGATCGCGCCCGCGGTCTTGGCACTGATTCCACCCTCCTTGGCTTCCAACATATCCATGAAGCGGCTCATGGCCGCGTAGGTCCCTTCCCGATCGCCGTTCTCCTAAGGGCTTCGCACGAAAGTGAGTTGATCCAGACAGACTCCGAACATCTCAGGCTCTCCCTTGACGAACGCAGCACCTTGCTGGACCAGTACGAAGCCGGTCAACTGCTCAAGCCATCCGTCTCGTTGTGGCGCCGCCAGCGGTCCTCGTTCCACACCGAGGTAGGCGACCAGGAACACAGCGCTCGCCACCGTGGCTACCATCCCAGCCATTACTGCCATATCGATGTGGTCTAAGCATTTCATCGCGACATCTCCGCTCTATTTACCGTCCTGTCGCCCGGCCCTCTCTCTATCCGGCTATCCAGGCACTCTGCCCCTTGGGCATCTTGGGCTATTCGATTCGTGGCGGCCCGGCATGGCCCGTCACGTCGTGAAACTCCGAGCGGTAGGACGATCGTCGTTCGTGAGATGACGACCTGTTTCATCATTCCTCCCTTGTTCGGCTGGTAGTGGCTCGGCAGCGGTCGTCGCGGGCCGACAGCAAGTCCGCGTCCTCCCGCTGCCTTGTCGTCAGGGCACCACCCGAATCGCGCTCCGCAAGGCTTGATCGGCTCCATGCAACGGACAGAAGAATGGGCAGGTCTGTGCCCCCGACGCATCCGTTTCCGGTTCACGCTCCAACTGTGCTGTGCTGACTTGGACCCTGACGGTCTCTCCTGGGGCAACATAGATCCGTAACGGTTTCACGGTCGGAGCGTCGGGTCCCTCCACACTAATCTGTTCGAAGAGGCCCGGAGCCTCAAACACATGGGTGCGGGGCGTCGGGTTCCAGAGGATGAAAAACAGTCCTCCTTCGAGATCGGTGCGCTTGTGAATGATCACCTCACGCGGAGACCAGGCCGCCGCGTCGCCTTCCAGATCGTGAATGACAAAATGGAACTCTCCGCCAAGACTCGCTGCGGGCATCGCACCGGTCGCCGCGATCAGCAGGAGGAGGCTGAGCGATGATATCGACATGCGGTGAAGGCAATGCATGCAGTTCCTCTCTTTTCTTTGGCCTCGTTTATCCGGCCCGGACTGATCGAACCTACGGCACCACGCGGATCGTCCCGCCCAGATGGGCATCCCCCTTGTGAAGGGGACAGAAGAACGGAAACTCTTCGATCGCATCATCCGCGCGTCTCACAAATTGCGCCGTACTGATTTGCACTCGGACCGTGTCTTCGGAGGTCACGTTGACCCGTAACGGCTTGGTGACAATGTCTCCATGCACACCCGTGATTTCCTCAAACAATCCATAGGCCGCAAAGGCATGGGTGCGATCCGTCGGGTTCTCCAGGATGAACACCACCCCGTCCTCCATTTCCGTGCTGCGGTGAATCGCCACTTCCTGCGGCACCCACAGAGCCCGTTTCTCACCGCGGTCTTGCACCACAAAGTGAAACTCCGCCGCCCCAGCCGGGCACCAGAGACTCAAAACGCCGATCAGGGCTGCGCTCGCCAGACTACGCACCGGACGGGATGGCCTCCTGCTGCTCATGGTGTGAGTCCTTCTGGCTATCGACAGACGGCGATCTCAGCCGCCGCCGATCTCGCCTTTGGTCTCAATCACATACAATTCCCCCTTGACTTCGGGGTGGATGTCACACCAGATGGCATACCGCACAGTCTCGGCGATGCCGGTCGCAAGATCGAACTTCGAGGGCATAGTGGAGAAATGGAGCGTCATCGTCTTCCCCGGATCCACGTGATAGGTTTTGACCTTCTTCCCCTCCAGCAGGAGTCCATCACCATCCATACGAACCGGCACTTCCTTGAACAGGTTCGCGGCAAACCCATGAGTCGTGCTATCCATGTTACGTACCACGATCGTGGTGTCCTGTGACGGCGTGGTAAAACCCACCGTGTCGTACCCATGTTCCCGATCCTTAATGGTGATCTCCACCTTCGACGGAGGCCCCCCCATCCCCTTCGCCTGCGCATATGCGGTGCCCGCTCCCGCACCGAGCAGCATCACCGCCGCCGCGATGACGATAGGAACCGCCAATACTTTGGTTGTGTGTCCTCTGATGATCATAATTGACTCCTTTCTCGCTGCCTGCACCGCTTCTCTCTCCGAGACACTTTCTTGCCCCCACGCTTCGTTTCAACACTGTGAGCCCGCCGTGTCACCTCCTTTCTGCTACATCAACCGTTCAATATCATCAGCCCCTGCGCTTGCTGTCTTCGGTCTCATGCAGAATCGCGCTGGTCATGCGGGGTGTCTCGGACAGGACCGCTACTACGAACATGGCGCCCAGCCAGTCGTCTTCTCCCACCGGCGCCCACATCCCAAGATCGCCGCCGTCCCGTGCCTCAAATCCTGACACGGGTTTCACAACCCCTCTCCTGAGAGGAAGGTCTGATTCCATGCGCACAGGGTAACCAGGCGTGTCTTGATGAACAATGAGTCGGTTGGATCAATTTGTGAGGGGTCCAGGATGATCCAGATAGATCAGCACAAAAAGCCGCTTCGAACGATATGTCTAAAATCGGATGAATTCAGACCGGATGATCCGGCCTCAGACTAGGAAGACGGCCTGTGGTGATGGAAGGCGACTGCGAGAGCCTCAATACGATTGTGTGTCCCGGCTTTCGTGCGAGTCTGAATACCGAAGTTGCGCACCCCGCCGCCGCGGCCGAGCCGATGTCCGACGGTGCATGAAGGCGAACAGAACAGCTGTCCGGCGAGCGTCTTACCCCGCATCACAACATGGTAGAGGCGCCCTGTCACGTCCGCTTTGGAGAACTCGAGCAAGCGTTCAGCCGACTTGTTCCAGAACGCAACGACACCCTGCTCGTCGGCGAGCATCACCCCGGCGGCTGTACGGCTGAGCATGGTGATGACTGAACGTTCCATAAGAAACAGCGTCTTATGAAGCCCGCTCTTCAGCGGGCCATACGGTTCACATAACATTACGCCGACTCTCTTCGAACCGCTCGCCTGTATTTCACCAACGCTTTGTCCGGTGGCTCAATCGGCAGGCGCATGGCCATGCTTCTTTTCTTCCTTCGCCCTGGATGAAGAGGAGCAATGTGGGGAGAATTGCATCAGGACTGTCTATCACATTGGACAGTCGGTCCCGACCCATCACTGGTCCGCCGAATCGCTCCGTTTTCAGGATGAACGCGCTCGATGGTCTTCAAGCAAACCCAGGCCAGAGGCTGAACGACCACGACTAGCGAAGCAGGAATGGCCTCGATACGCGCACATCGCCCGCCGAACAAGCCGATCAGGTTGCAGTCAACGTCGGCGCCCATGCAGCGTTACGCCACAGCGGCGCACCCAGTGGGATCCCATTCCTCCGCAGGGAATTGAGATCAAAATCATGGCGTATGCGACATCTTGTGGAGCAAGGATAATCCTCCACCACGTATCATCAGGGTCATCTGCCATGCGCTCGATGGCATCCGATATGCTAGCCATCTCCCTGACGATCGTTCAGAAGCAGACTGGAGGAGGAGTGTCATGGCGCAACGCGTCACGTCAGCCGATCTGATCAGGAAGGCCCTATCACAGCATCCTGGTTGCAGCATGGACGAGTTGGTAACGGTCTGCCCCACGCTCACCTGGAACCAGATCTTCCTAGAAGTGGACCGATTAAGTCGAGCCGGTCATTTACGATTAATGCTGAGCGGCCCCGGTCGCTATACCCTTGTGTTACCAACTGAGAGGAAATCGTGCACCCGGCAGTGGTCCGATGCGCCGGCACGCCTTCCGGTCACGACGCCATCCCGGTACGACACGGTATGCAACCGTTGCGGTGGCTTGATGGTCTCAGATCGGGAAGATAAGTTCATCGAGTGGCGGTGTATCCTCTGTGGGGAGCGCATTGACTCGATGCTCCTGACGCAACGCCGGAGATCGGAATCTGCCTACCTTGGGACCGTACACGCGGGTCGTTGAGTGCCCTCGGAGGTTCAAGGAGGAAATCATCAAAGGAGAGAGAAAGGGAGAAGACCGTCCATATGGACGAACCGCGTAAATGGGTCAGAGCGTTC
Proteins encoded in this region:
- a CDS encoding Transposase; translated protein: MRQQVLRAPPRQRRVPADTGLQSPTAVSPNVLNHQFDVPTSKRKWVADFTYLWTAEGWFYVAAVIDLFSRRMASWSMQATMTAQLVTDASVMAIWRRGKPEAVLHHSDRGSQYASEPFQRLPAHQDLACSMSRSDNCWDKVAMERCFSC
- a CDS encoding Adenylylsulfate kinase — encoded protein: MPHGARRNVPVCRFIERMEEAIPRQGFTVWLTGLPGAGKTTLARLLAQDLARRGLSVETLDGDEVRRQLGRDLGFTREDRNENVRRIAFVAGCITRAGAVAVVAAISPYAEARAEARKEIGRFVEVFVRCPLAVCVQRDPKGLYAKASRGEALHVTGISDPYEEPMHPDVIVDTDHELPEPSLATIVRYLDSARYL
- a CDS encoding PepSY domain-containing protein, with translation MKDSFTQSMDWLHTWGGLLFGWLLFVIFFSGTLTVFDKEITYWMQPELHHLPAAALNVDAVTRQLSTLGGNSDHWWIELPTNRLPVTKIFWKRQDQFEERLIEPLSGKPVAVRDTHGGEFFYRFHYQLHLDRVGVWVVGASALVMLVALVTGLVIHRRIFKDFFTFRPRSSPHRAWLDVHNLTGVLVLPFHFMITFTGLVIFGQIYIPAGVDLLYGGDEEQVVADMEQRIERSPQHNRAPLVSLETLERRAREHWDGGTTEWIEVHNPGDRHALVEITRRTDDRLALVSDRVTFDGATGETLQVWKATQPAFLTYSVVIGLHYIWFDKITIRWLYFLMGLAASVMIATGLVLWTVKRRARHFDAATTVWYRLVERLNIAIVAGLPIATAAFFWSNRLLPTDLAGRALWEMRMFFLTWGFCVLHAFLRREWSAAWKEQLYGGGALFACLPLLNMATTQSHMLITIPNEMWRLAGIDLTSLATGLLLGWGGRHVGRIGTASQPASEPVLETQQV